The Mycobacterium sp. EPa45 genomic interval CCATGAAGCCGCAGTCGCGGCACACCCGCTTGGTGGCACGGGCCATCGGAGAGCCGGGGCCGTGGTCGCTGTCGTGCCAGCGCTGCGCGGTCTCGTCGCGGCCGAGCGCGCTGAGCACCTGGCGGCGCCCGAAGCCCACCTCGTACGCGGTGTCGTCGATCAGGGGATCGCCGGTGGCGGTGTATCCGGGGGCCAGCCGAGGATCGTCCTTGCCGGGAGCCAGCAGGTCACCGGGGCTCAGGTCGCCCGGTTTGATGCGCTCCTCCCACGGCACCCAGGTCGGGGCCAGCAGCGCCGTCGGGCCGGGCACCAGCACGACCTCGCTCACCGTCGCGTGATCGGCGCCGGGGTAGGCCGCGACCACGACCGCCCACTGCCAGCCCTGGTAGCCGGGCATATTCGCCAGGAAGCGGTGCGTCGCCGCGGTCTCGTCCTCGAAGCTGACACCGAGGTATTCGCCCACGGTGTCGCCGCTGTGCTCGACGATCGCCTGACGCGACTGCTCCACGGCGCCGCTCAGTACGGCGGCAACCGCATCCGACGGCGCGCCGGCGGGCGCCGGTGCCGAGGCTTCTGTCGCGTCGAGAGTGCTGTCCATCGTCACCAATCTTGCCTCACGGTGTCTGTGTGCAGCCACACCGGTCACGTGCGCGCCGGCATGCCACGGATGGGGGACAATCGTGACGTGTCTGAGCGCCGGCGTGACGAACCCCGCGCGAATCCGGCCTTCGGCCCGGATCGCCGCTATTCGGGCGGCGCATCCGGTGAACATCCGGGCATGGCCAACTACCCCAGCGATGGGGACGGTTACCGGCACTCCGACGCCACCCGCCGGTCCAATCCGACGCCCAGTTCCAACCGGTATCTGCCGCCGCTGGGCGAGCAGCGCACCGAAAACCTGGGGCCACCGTCCGGATCGCGAGGCGCCGACGAACGGGCGGCCCGCGGCCGCGGCGCGGCAATGCGAAGCCGCGAGATGGGCACCAAGGTGTATTCGATGGTGCACCGCGCGGCCACAGCCGACGGCGCCGACAAGTCCGGTTTGACCGCGCTGACGTGGCCGGTGGTCGCCAACTTCGCGGTGGACTCGGCGATGGCGGTGGCACTGGCCAATACGTTGTTCTTCGCCGCCGCCTCCGGCGAGAGCAAGGGCAAGGTTGCGCTCTACCTGCTGATCACGATCGCGCCGTTCGCGGTGATCGCGCCGCTGATCGGGCCGGCACTCGATCGGGTGCAGCACGGCAGGCGCGCCGCGCTGGCGATGTCGTTCATCCTTCGCGCCGCGCTGGCGTTCGTTCTGATCATGGACTACGACGGCGCCACGGGCAGCTATCCGTCCTGGGTGCTCTATCCCTGTGCGCTGGGAATGATGGTGCTGTCCAAGTCCTTCAGCGTGCTGCGCAGCGCGGTCACCCCGCGCGTGATGCCGCCGACGATCGACCTGGTGCGGGTGAATTCACGGCTGACGATGTTCGGCTTGATCGGCGGCACGATCGTCGGCGGTGGTATCGCCGCCGGGGCCGAGTACCTGCTCAGCACCGTGTTCCAACTGCCCGGTGCGTTGTTCGTCGTGGTCTTCGTCGCGGTGGCCGGCGCCTCGCTGTCGATGCGGATCCCGCGCTGGGTGGAGGTCACCGAAGGCGAGGTGCCGGCCACCCTGACCTACCACGGTGAGAACGGGCCGATGGGCTGGGTCGACGAGCCGGCGGCGAAAACCGGCGCGCCGCGACAACCCCTGGGCCGCAACATCATCACCTCGCTGTGGGGCAACTGCACGATCAAGGCGATGGTCGGGTTCCTGTTCCTGTATCCGGCATTCGTCGCCAAGGCACACAGGCCAGCGGCTGGGTCCAGCTGGGCATGCTGGGTCTGCTCGGGGCCGCCGCCGGCATCGGCAACTTCGCGGGCAACTTCACCGCCGCCCGGATGCGGCTGGGCCGGCCGGCGATACTCGTCGTGCGGTGCACGAT includes:
- a CDS encoding DUF3027 domain-containing protein, which gives rise to MDSTLDATEASAPAPAGAPSDAVAAVLSGAVEQSRQAIVEHSGDTVGEYLGVSFEDETAATHRFLANMPGYQGWQWAVVVAAYPGADHATVSEVVLVPGPTALLAPTWVPWEERIKPGDLSPGDLLAPGKDDPRLAPGYTATGDPLIDDTAYEVGFGRRQVLSALGRDETAQRWHDSDHGPGSPMARATKRVCRDCGFMVPLAGALGAMFGVCCNEMSADAHVVDFEYGCGAHSDTPQPPGTGSPIYDPYDDGVLDVVQVAATVTETETETETESAETLDSADAPESADAAESPEDPESVEQA